From a single Gimesia fumaroli genomic region:
- a CDS encoding metal-dependent transcriptional regulator: MNVTSLTVENYLKAILQISLQSDSEWISTGELAKYMNVAPGTVTSMLKTLKQSKLVEYRPYEGACLTESGKQSAIRVLRRHRLIELFLFQTLKLTWDQIHAEAENMEHAVSDFLVDHIDEYLGFPETDPHGDPIPSIDGQMRRAYPNLTTLAACQPGTHVKIVQVTDQETEFLRFLSRSGLQIGSEGTVQEKNVEAGIVVSEWNGQVISMGIHVAENVKVVPL, encoded by the coding sequence GTGAACGTAACGAGTTTAACCGTCGAGAATTATTTGAAGGCGATTTTGCAAATCAGCCTGCAGTCTGACTCAGAATGGATTAGTACCGGCGAACTAGCCAAATACATGAATGTGGCGCCGGGAACGGTGACCAGTATGCTTAAAACTCTAAAGCAGTCCAAGCTGGTGGAATACCGTCCCTATGAAGGAGCCTGTCTGACCGAGAGTGGCAAGCAATCGGCAATTCGGGTATTGAGACGACACCGGTTAATTGAACTGTTTCTGTTTCAGACGTTAAAACTGACCTGGGATCAGATTCATGCGGAAGCAGAAAATATGGAGCATGCGGTAAGTGATTTCCTTGTCGATCATATTGACGAGTATCTTGGTTTTCCTGAGACCGATCCTCATGGAGATCCAATTCCCTCAATCGATGGTCAGATGCGGCGGGCCTATCCGAACCTGACGACTCTGGCAGCTTGCCAGCCGGGGACACACGTCAAAATTGTCCAGGTAACCGATCAGGAAACTGAATTCCTGCGTTTTCTATCCCGCTCCGGTTTACAAATCGGTTCTGAAGGAACCGTCCAAGAAAAGAATGTCGAGGCAGGAATTGTCGTCTCTGAGTGGAACGGACAAGTGATCTCGATGGGAATTCATGTCGCCGAGAATGTGAAAGTCGTTCCGTTGTAG
- the purB gene encoding adenylosuccinate lyase: MSHLTYENPLISRYASQEMSQIWSAQKKHSTWRRLWVALAESQHEMGLPVTAEQVESLRAAVDDIDFDLAAKYEKELRHDVMAHAHTYGERCPDAKAIIHLGATSCFVTDNSELIMIRESLERVRTRLVSVIDHLAKFAKEYRDLPCLGFTHLQPAQPTTVGKRATLWCYDLILDLEEIEYRIETLRFRGVKGTTGTQATFLQLFKGDHAKVDELDRRVTEKMGFKDRYAVTGQTYSRKVDAQVLSSLSGIGQSAHKAGNDIRILQNRKELEEPFEKNQIGSSAMAYKRNPMRSERMCSLARFAISLTANAEDTAATQWMERTLDDSANRRLSLPQSFLAIDATLILYRNIVDGMVVYPKVIEKHLNEELPFMATEEFLMAGVEAGGDRQDLHEQIRVHSQAAGAEVKVHGGKNDLIERLQKDPAFAGCDLTSALDARKYIGRAPEQVDAFIADIIEPVRQRYQNDLAQGTEDLKV, encoded by the coding sequence TTGAGTCATCTTACTTATGAAAATCCGTTGATTAGTCGTTATGCATCACAAGAGATGAGCCAGATCTGGTCGGCTCAAAAAAAACATTCGACCTGGCGCCGGCTCTGGGTCGCACTGGCGGAATCACAGCACGAGATGGGCCTGCCTGTCACGGCTGAGCAGGTTGAATCATTGAGAGCTGCCGTTGATGATATTGATTTTGATCTGGCTGCCAAATATGAAAAGGAACTCCGCCATGATGTCATGGCACACGCGCACACTTATGGTGAACGTTGTCCTGACGCCAAAGCAATCATCCACCTGGGAGCCACCAGCTGTTTTGTGACGGATAACAGCGAACTGATTATGATCCGCGAAAGCCTGGAACGCGTTCGGACGCGACTTGTATCGGTGATCGATCATCTGGCGAAGTTTGCAAAAGAATATCGTGATTTACCCTGTCTGGGATTCACACACTTGCAGCCAGCACAACCAACGACCGTCGGAAAGCGAGCGACGCTCTGGTGCTATGATCTGATTCTGGATCTCGAAGAAATCGAGTATCGGATTGAAACGCTCCGTTTTCGGGGCGTGAAAGGAACAACGGGGACCCAGGCGACGTTCCTGCAGCTCTTCAAAGGTGATCATGCGAAAGTTGATGAACTGGATCGCCGGGTCACGGAAAAAATGGGCTTCAAAGACCGATATGCGGTCACGGGGCAGACTTATTCTCGCAAAGTTGATGCGCAGGTACTTAGTTCTCTGAGTGGCATTGGTCAGTCGGCCCATAAAGCAGGAAATGACATTCGGATCTTGCAGAACCGAAAAGAGCTGGAAGAGCCGTTCGAGAAAAATCAAATCGGTTCTTCTGCGATGGCCTACAAACGGAATCCCATGCGGTCCGAGCGGATGTGCTCCTTAGCACGGTTTGCGATCAGCCTGACCGCGAATGCGGAAGATACCGCGGCGACGCAGTGGATGGAACGGACTCTGGATGATAGCGCCAACCGGCGTCTGTCGTTGCCTCAGTCGTTTCTGGCCATCGATGCGACTTTGATTTTATATCGAAATATTGTGGACGGGATGGTCGTTTATCCTAAGGTGATTGAGAAACATTTGAACGAAGAACTCCCCTTCATGGCGACTGAAGAATTTCTGATGGCGGGTGTGGAAGCGGGTGGTGACCGCCAGGATTTGCACGAACAGATTCGCGTGCATAGCCAGGCTGCCGGTGCGGAAGTGAAAGTGCATGGCGGGAAAAACGATCTGATTGAACGCTTGCAAAAAGACCCCGCTTTTGCCGGCTGTGATTTAACCAGCGCCCTGGACGCCCGAAAATATATCGGTCGCGCTCCCGAACAGGTGGATGCGTTTATCGCGGACATCATTGAGCCCGTCAGGCAACGTTATCAGAATGACCTGGCACAAGGGACAGAAGATCTGAAGGTCTAA
- a CDS encoding DUF1501 domain-containing protein, with the protein MMNLDQIQTSLNRRTFLANSGVGLGAAALSSLLSAESTASAKSPSKPSLVGGLPGLPHFAPKAKRVIFLCMAGGPTHLETFDYKPKLAEMDGKPFPESYTKGQPIAQLQGKELKCQGPLTKFRKYGKNGQEISDFLPWTAKIADDICIIRSMVTEQINHDPAHTFLNTGTAISGRPSMGSWLTYGLGSETEELPGFVVLTSVGGRNPQPIASRQWGTGFLPSRYQGVQFNSTGDPVNYLKNPAGVSARQQKELIETVQTLDRFRNQRVDNPEIETRIAAYEMAFKMQTSVPELMDLSSESKQTLEMYGAESGSGTYATNCLLARRLAERGSRFIHLYHRGWDHHGGLVRYMNTCCGLTDKPTWALINDLKQRGMLDETLVIWGGEFGRTPMFQGKGGAGRDHHIKGFSMWMAGGGIKGGITHGATDELGYNSVENIVHIRDLHATMLHLLGINHQRFSVEFQGLDTKLTGVEEAHVIKNILT; encoded by the coding sequence ATGATGAATCTCGATCAGATACAAACCAGTTTGAACCGTCGCACATTCCTGGCAAATTCCGGTGTCGGTCTGGGAGCGGCGGCACTCAGTTCACTATTATCCGCTGAATCAACCGCTTCAGCTAAATCACCATCGAAGCCGTCACTGGTCGGCGGACTGCCCGGATTACCGCACTTTGCACCAAAAGCCAAGCGGGTGATTTTTCTGTGTATGGCCGGAGGTCCCACACACCTGGAAACGTTTGACTATAAACCTAAGTTAGCCGAGATGGATGGAAAACCATTTCCAGAGAGCTACACCAAAGGTCAACCCATTGCCCAGCTGCAAGGCAAAGAACTGAAATGCCAGGGGCCTTTAACCAAATTTCGTAAGTACGGAAAAAACGGACAGGAGATCAGTGACTTCCTTCCCTGGACAGCAAAAATTGCAGACGATATCTGCATTATTCGTTCGATGGTCACCGAGCAGATCAACCATGACCCCGCACACACCTTTCTCAATACGGGAACTGCCATCAGTGGGCGGCCCTCGATGGGCTCTTGGCTCACTTACGGACTGGGCAGCGAAACAGAAGAACTGCCGGGCTTCGTCGTACTCACCAGTGTCGGCGGACGAAATCCGCAGCCGATCGCTTCGCGTCAGTGGGGCACCGGGTTCCTCCCAAGTCGCTATCAGGGAGTGCAGTTCAATTCGACCGGCGACCCGGTCAACTATCTGAAGAACCCTGCCGGCGTCAGTGCCCGTCAGCAGAAAGAATTAATCGAAACCGTTCAGACACTCGACCGCTTTCGCAATCAACGCGTGGACAATCCCGAAATTGAAACTCGCATCGCTGCTTACGAAATGGCGTTCAAAATGCAAACCTCTGTTCCCGAACTGATGGACCTGTCCAGCGAATCAAAGCAGACGTTGGAAATGTACGGCGCGGAATCAGGCTCGGGAACCTACGCCACCAACTGCCTGCTGGCCAGACGTCTGGCCGAGCGTGGCTCTCGCTTTATTCATCTCTATCACCGCGGCTGGGATCATCACGGCGGTCTGGTTCGCTATATGAATACCTGCTGCGGCTTAACCGATAAACCAACCTGGGCTCTCATCAATGATCTCAAACAACGTGGTATGCTCGATGAAACCCTCGTGATCTGGGGAGGGGAATTTGGCAGGACTCCCATGTTCCAGGGCAAAGGAGGCGCAGGCCGCGATCACCACATTAAAGGGTTTTCCATGTGGATGGCCGGGGGAGGGATAAAAGGCGGGATTACCCATGGTGCAACGGATGAATTAGGCTATAATTCCGTAGAAAATATTGTCCACATTCGTGATCTACATGCAACAATGTTACATTTGCTCGGAATCAATCATCAACGATTCAGTGTGGAATTTCAGGGTCTGGATACCAAGCTCACGGGCGTCGAAGAAGCACACGTTATCAAAAATATTCTTACGTAG
- a CDS encoding DUF1549 domain-containing protein, protein MIIPIQVSFAQNQVSFNRDIRPILSRNCFHCHGPDSTHREADLRLDIETGLKSTTGDAAIIHPGKPDQSQLFDRISSTDADLVMPPADSGKSLKPAEIDLIKQWIAAGAPWSKHWAYQQPQSTPVPEVKDQSWPVNWIDRFILSRLEQQNLQPAAEADQVTLIRRLSFDLTGLPPTPQEVDQFVKDQSPDAYEKLVDRLLASPHYGERMAIYWLDLVRFADTVGYHGDQDHHISPYRDYVIRAFNENLPFDQFTREQLAGDLLPNPTLQQKIATGYNRVLQTSHEGGVQRKEYLAIYAADRIRNFSGVWMGATMGCCQCHDHKYDPYTTKDFYSLVSFFADIDEDQHLRRGADRIPTIREPEIFLYTDQEKQQISEIEANMKTTQQALKTTKQKEEQKTLKQKLEQLKKDRAAIDKRAIKTMITVSIKPREIRILPRGNWLDETGPVVQPAIPEFLGTLKTEKDRLTRLDLANWLSAEDGYGLMLARVMANRFWYLFFGRGIAPVLDDFGGQGGPPHYPELLDQLALKFYKDQWDVKQTIKFIVMSRAYRQSSLETPEQRKQDPFNQRLNRQARFRLPAEMIRDNALAVSGLLVTEIGGPSVKPYQPAGYYRHLNFPKRKYVADTDDRQWRRGLYVHWQRQFLHPMLKAFDAPSREECTAQRPRSNTPIAAMTLLNDPTFVEASRKYAEDVLLNGGDSDAQKIGYAFTKATSRAPENRETEVLLNLLNSNRREYRSQPKAAVELTKSGLAKTNQELNAKELAAWTEVTRALLNLNEVVTRN, encoded by the coding sequence TTGATAATCCCTATTCAGGTCAGCTTTGCACAGAATCAAGTCAGTTTCAATCGTGACATTCGACCGATTCTTTCCCGAAACTGCTTTCACTGTCATGGCCCCGATTCCACACACCGCGAAGCAGACCTCCGTCTGGATATCGAAACCGGACTCAAATCAACCACAGGCGATGCAGCTATTATTCACCCCGGCAAGCCCGATCAAAGCCAGCTCTTCGATCGCATCAGCAGTACTGACGCCGATCTGGTCATGCCGCCTGCTGACTCTGGAAAATCGCTGAAGCCTGCCGAAATTGATTTAATTAAACAATGGATCGCTGCAGGTGCTCCCTGGTCCAAACATTGGGCCTATCAGCAGCCGCAATCAACTCCGGTTCCCGAAGTCAAAGATCAAAGCTGGCCCGTGAACTGGATTGACCGTTTCATTCTTTCGCGTCTGGAACAACAGAACCTGCAGCCCGCCGCGGAAGCCGATCAAGTCACGTTAATTCGTCGGCTCAGTTTCGATCTGACCGGACTGCCACCCACTCCCCAGGAAGTCGATCAGTTTGTCAAAGACCAAAGTCCAGACGCTTACGAAAAACTTGTAGACCGACTCTTGGCTTCTCCCCATTATGGCGAGCGGATGGCGATTTACTGGCTGGATCTGGTCCGCTTTGCAGATACGGTCGGGTATCACGGCGATCAGGACCATCACATCTCCCCCTATCGCGACTATGTGATCCGCGCGTTTAACGAAAATCTTCCCTTCGATCAATTCACCCGCGAGCAGTTAGCGGGAGATTTACTGCCTAATCCCACCCTGCAGCAAAAAATCGCCACCGGTTATAACCGCGTGCTGCAGACATCCCATGAAGGAGGCGTGCAGCGCAAAGAATATCTGGCAATCTATGCCGCCGACCGCATTCGGAATTTTTCCGGGGTCTGGATGGGCGCCACCATGGGTTGCTGCCAATGCCACGATCACAAGTACGATCCCTATACCACCAAAGACTTTTATTCGCTCGTCTCGTTTTTTGCCGACATCGATGAAGACCAGCATTTGAGGCGCGGTGCAGACCGGATTCCCACGATCAGAGAACCGGAAATCTTTCTCTATACCGATCAGGAAAAACAACAGATCTCAGAAATCGAAGCCAACATGAAAACGACCCAACAGGCTTTGAAAACAACCAAACAAAAGGAAGAACAAAAAACTCTCAAACAAAAACTGGAACAACTGAAAAAAGACCGAGCCGCCATCGATAAACGTGCGATAAAAACGATGATTACGGTCTCCATCAAACCGAGGGAAATTCGAATTCTGCCTCGCGGCAACTGGCTTGATGAAACCGGCCCCGTCGTTCAACCCGCTATTCCAGAATTTCTGGGAACGCTGAAAACAGAAAAGGATCGCTTAACTCGCCTGGATCTGGCGAACTGGTTATCAGCTGAAGACGGATACGGCTTAATGTTAGCACGCGTCATGGCAAACCGCTTCTGGTACCTCTTCTTCGGCCGCGGGATCGCTCCCGTACTGGACGATTTTGGAGGACAGGGAGGGCCGCCTCATTATCCGGAACTCCTCGATCAACTGGCACTGAAATTTTACAAAGACCAATGGGACGTCAAGCAGACCATCAAATTCATCGTCATGAGCCGCGCTTATCGGCAGTCTTCTCTCGAAACGCCGGAACAGCGAAAACAGGATCCGTTCAACCAGCGTCTCAATCGACAGGCACGCTTTCGACTGCCGGCTGAAATGATTCGAGATAACGCACTGGCCGTCAGCGGTTTATTAGTCACTGAGATCGGTGGCCCCAGCGTGAAACCCTATCAGCCAGCCGGCTACTATCGTCATTTGAATTTCCCCAAACGGAAATACGTCGCAGATACAGACGACCGCCAATGGCGTCGCGGCCTGTATGTGCATTGGCAACGCCAGTTTCTCCATCCCATGTTGAAAGCCTTCGATGCCCCCAGCCGTGAAGAATGTACGGCGCAGCGTCCCCGATCGAATACTCCGATCGCTGCGATGACTCTGCTGAACGATCCGACTTTTGTAGAAGCCTCGCGTAAGTATGCCGAAGATGTTTTGCTAAACGGTGGCGATTCGGATGCACAAAAAATCGGCTATGCGTTCACGAAAGCAACTTCGCGAGCTCCTGAAAACAGGGAAACGGAAGTACTGCTCAATTTATTAAACTCCAATCGCCGTGAATATCGGTCACAGCCCAAAGCCGCCGTTGAACTGACAAAATCCGGCTTGGCGAAAACGAACCAGGAATTAAACGCCAAAGAACTCGCAGCCTGGACGGAAGTCACACGCGCCTTATTGAATCTGAATGAAGTCGTGACGAGGAACTAA
- a CDS encoding threonine ammonia-lyase: MRVPTFQDVQEALPRVRQVLAPTPLYEWPGLSQLTGAHFFLKHENHQPVGAFKVRGGINLVSTLSEEERAAGILGCSTGNHGQSLAYAARMFGAKCTIVVPKNNNPDKVRAIKLLGAEIIEAGRDFDEAKRYLEQELIGGKERYVHSANEPLLIAGVGTQAIEIFETLKAPDVILVPVGMGSGVCGTGIVARHLSPTTEIIAVGAENAPANQLSWKAGTLQTTDTADTWAEGVATRSAAELTQEIMKSVVDDFLLVGEDDMRIAAYHILKETHNLAEAAGAAALAAVLNNKTRFQGKTVVAILSGGNLNLAELPEILRLGSEQ, from the coding sequence ATGCGAGTTCCCACCTTTCAGGATGTTCAGGAAGCACTCCCCCGTGTACGTCAAGTTCTGGCACCGACGCCTCTGTATGAGTGGCCCGGTTTGAGCCAGTTGACGGGAGCTCACTTTTTTTTGAAGCATGAGAATCACCAGCCGGTTGGTGCGTTCAAAGTGCGTGGGGGAATTAACCTGGTCAGTACACTTTCCGAGGAAGAACGCGCGGCGGGAATCTTAGGCTGTTCGACGGGCAATCATGGTCAGTCACTCGCGTATGCAGCACGCATGTTTGGTGCGAAATGTACGATTGTGGTTCCTAAAAATAATAACCCGGATAAAGTGCGTGCCATCAAACTTCTCGGCGCGGAAATCATCGAAGCAGGTAGGGACTTCGATGAAGCGAAACGGTATCTGGAGCAGGAACTCATTGGCGGAAAAGAGCGTTACGTACATTCCGCTAACGAGCCTCTGCTGATTGCCGGCGTGGGAACTCAGGCGATCGAAATCTTTGAAACGCTGAAGGCACCGGATGTGATTCTCGTTCCTGTCGGCATGGGGAGCGGTGTCTGTGGCACAGGCATCGTAGCCAGACACTTGAGTCCGACTACGGAAATCATTGCTGTGGGAGCTGAGAACGCACCGGCAAATCAATTATCCTGGAAAGCGGGAACATTGCAGACCACAGATACTGCTGACACTTGGGCCGAAGGAGTGGCTACGCGATCGGCGGCTGAGTTAACACAGGAGATCATGAAATCCGTCGTCGATGATTTTCTGCTCGTCGGTGAAGACGATATGCGAATCGCCGCCTATCATATTCTCAAAGAGACGCACAACCTGGCAGAAGCTGCAGGCGCTGCCGCACTTGCGGCGGTCTTGAACAATAAAACGCGATTTCAAGGTAAGACGGTCGTAGCGATTCTAAGTGGCGGCAACTTGAATCTGGCAGAGCTTCCGGAAATCTTACGCCTCGGTTCAGAGCAGTAA
- a CDS encoding SDR family oxidoreductase, with protein sequence MRFKDRAVIVTGGSKGIGEGCSRVFCEEGGLVAILARGMKAGQDLARELNEKGPGKAIFVQCDVGQHEQILSAVELVVEQFGRLDCIINNAGVHPPAMSLEETSIEEMEELMRVNFLSTFAGAKYALPHLRKTKGTIINMSSMTAVLGQHHSTAYCSTKGAQVSFTKSLAIELGETGVRVNAILPSNIDTPLMRDWAESLPDPETALKRVSDLQVFKRMGTIEEMGRLALFLATDDSSFLTGQAIEAEGGASLDY encoded by the coding sequence ATGAGATTTAAAGATCGCGCCGTAATTGTAACCGGTGGCAGCAAAGGGATTGGCGAAGGCTGCTCGCGTGTATTTTGTGAAGAAGGCGGCCTGGTTGCGATCTTGGCACGCGGCATGAAAGCAGGGCAGGACCTGGCCCGTGAACTCAATGAAAAAGGTCCGGGCAAAGCAATCTTTGTTCAATGCGATGTTGGTCAGCATGAACAGATTTTATCTGCGGTTGAGCTGGTTGTGGAACAGTTTGGCCGACTGGATTGCATCATCAACAATGCCGGAGTTCATCCGCCGGCAATGTCGCTGGAAGAAACCAGCATCGAAGAAATGGAAGAGCTGATGCGTGTGAATTTTCTCAGCACGTTTGCCGGTGCGAAGTATGCGTTACCTCATTTACGAAAAACCAAAGGGACGATTATCAATATGTCGTCGATGACTGCGGTATTGGGGCAACATCATTCGACCGCCTATTGCTCTACCAAGGGAGCTCAGGTCAGTTTTACAAAATCGTTGGCGATTGAACTGGGAGAAACCGGCGTACGCGTGAACGCGATTCTGCCGAGTAATATTGATACACCATTAATGCGAGATTGGGCCGAGTCACTGCCCGACCCGGAAACAGCATTGAAACGCGTTTCTGATCTTCAGGTTTTCAAACGCATGGGAACGATTGAAGAGATGGGACGTCTGGCACTCTTTCTGGCGACCGACGATTCGAGCTTTTTGACCGGACAGGCCATTGAAGCTGAAGGGGGCGCCAGCCTCGACTATTGA
- a CDS encoding 3-keto-disaccharide hydrolase, which yields MTSLRRGFHFLIVIFFLGTAYHTYGNLVEEYKNGLIWKEPTVVTANPNQPPSDAIVLFDGKNLDQWKGGDKWKIKDGYAITTAQDIETKQSFGDCQLHLEWATPEKIEGKGQGRGNSGVFLMGKYEVQILDSYQNKTYFDGQAGSIYKQYPPMVNVCRKPGEWQTYDIIFNAPRFNEYGQLVKPAYVTVIQNGVVVQNHTELQGATFYHQPPFYTAHEEKLPIQLQFHRNDTRFRNIWVREISEVHPTGCVCPQ from the coding sequence ATGACAAGCTTGCGCAGAGGGTTTCATTTTCTGATTGTTATATTCTTTCTGGGAACCGCTTACCACACCTATGGAAATCTGGTGGAAGAATATAAGAACGGCTTGATTTGGAAAGAACCAACCGTCGTGACCGCTAATCCCAACCAACCACCATCGGACGCGATTGTGCTGTTTGATGGAAAGAACCTGGACCAATGGAAAGGCGGCGATAAATGGAAAATCAAAGATGGGTATGCTATTACCACCGCTCAAGACATCGAAACGAAACAATCCTTTGGTGATTGCCAGTTGCATCTGGAATGGGCGACTCCCGAAAAAATTGAAGGCAAAGGACAGGGACGCGGAAATAGTGGCGTCTTTTTGATGGGAAAATACGAAGTTCAGATTCTCGATTCTTACCAGAACAAAACATACTTTGACGGTCAGGCCGGATCGATTTATAAACAGTACCCGCCGATGGTCAATGTCTGTCGCAAGCCGGGAGAATGGCAGACTTACGATATCATTTTCAATGCTCCCCGGTTTAATGAGTATGGGCAACTGGTCAAACCGGCTTATGTGACTGTGATCCAGAATGGGGTCGTTGTTCAAAATCATACGGAACTGCAAGGTGCTACCTTTTATCATCAGCCACCGTTTTATACGGCTCATGAAGAGAAGTTGCCGATTCAGCTGCAGTTCCATCGGAACGATACCCGATTTCGCAACATCTGGGTTCGCGAAATTTCTGAAGTCCATCCGACCGGTTGTGTCTGCCCCCAGTAA
- the xylB gene encoding xylulokinase encodes MAVFLGVDIGTSGTKTLAMQEDGTILSSATVEYPLYSPHPGWSEQEPEHWWQATIKSVRKVLKAGKIKPVDVKGIGLSGQMHGSVFLNKKHEVIRPALLWNDQRTAAECAEIEERAGGRKKLIRMVANPALTGFTAPKILWLRNREPKNFDKTVQVLLPKDYVRFRLTGEFATEVSDASGTLLLNVKQRKWSRPLLSKLELDAGLLPAVYESEDVSGHLTQDAARLLGLTKGVAVVGGGGDQAAGAVGNGIVKKGAISATMGTSGVVFAHSDEVQIDPEGRAHTFCHAVRDKWHVMGVVLSAGGSLQWYRNQLCEQQVALAKRQKVDPYQLITEQAAEAPAGSEGLFFLPYLTGERTPHADPDARAAWIGLSLRHSRAHLSRAVIEGATYAMRDSLEIIKELNIPVKEIRLSGGGARSEFWRQMQADIYGQKVVTINAEEGPAYGVALLAAAGTGAYKDVVEACGATIRVIESTNVNPKNKKTYNQAYPVYRGLYSSLKTDFQEIRSLVD; translated from the coding sequence ATGGCCGTTTTTCTGGGTGTAGATATTGGAACAAGTGGAACGAAAACGCTGGCAATGCAGGAAGACGGAACCATTCTTTCTTCCGCGACGGTCGAGTATCCGCTCTACAGCCCTCATCCTGGCTGGTCAGAACAGGAACCGGAACACTGGTGGCAGGCGACAATTAAAAGTGTGCGCAAAGTCTTGAAAGCGGGTAAAATTAAGCCAGTAGACGTGAAAGGGATTGGTCTGAGCGGTCAGATGCACGGGAGTGTGTTTCTGAACAAGAAACACGAAGTCATCCGGCCTGCTCTGCTCTGGAATGATCAGCGGACGGCTGCGGAATGTGCTGAGATTGAAGAGCGTGCCGGCGGTCGGAAGAAACTGATTCGCATGGTGGCGAATCCTGCGTTGACTGGCTTTACGGCACCTAAAATACTCTGGTTACGGAATCGCGAGCCAAAAAATTTTGACAAGACGGTCCAGGTATTACTGCCGAAAGATTATGTTCGCTTTCGTCTGACGGGAGAGTTCGCAACTGAAGTCAGCGATGCTTCGGGAACGTTACTGTTGAATGTCAAACAGCGAAAATGGAGTCGTCCGTTATTGAGCAAACTGGAGCTGGATGCAGGACTGCTGCCGGCCGTTTATGAATCAGAAGATGTCAGTGGTCATTTGACTCAAGATGCAGCCCGGCTGTTGGGACTTACCAAAGGCGTGGCCGTCGTTGGTGGCGGTGGTGATCAGGCCGCTGGTGCAGTCGGAAATGGAATTGTCAAAAAAGGGGCGATCTCTGCGACAATGGGAACGAGTGGGGTTGTCTTTGCCCATAGCGATGAAGTGCAGATCGATCCTGAAGGCAGGGCACATACATTCTGTCACGCGGTTCGTGACAAGTGGCATGTGATGGGCGTGGTGCTTTCAGCCGGCGGCAGTCTGCAGTGGTATCGGAATCAACTTTGTGAACAGCAGGTCGCGCTTGCCAAACGACAGAAAGTGGACCCGTATCAACTGATTACCGAACAGGCAGCCGAAGCACCTGCCGGGAGTGAGGGGTTATTTTTCTTACCTTATCTGACTGGAGAGCGAACACCACATGCTGACCCTGACGCCCGGGCAGCGTGGATCGGGTTAAGCTTAAGGCACAGTCGCGCTCACTTGAGTCGCGCTGTGATTGAAGGGGCCACGTATGCAATGCGTGATTCTTTAGAAATCATCAAGGAGCTGAATATCCCGGTGAAGGAAATTCGTCTTTCCGGTGGTGGTGCGCGAAGCGAATTCTGGCGGCAGATGCAAGCCGATATTTATGGTCAAAAAGTCGTAACGATTAACGCCGAAGAAGGTCCTGCTTATGGGGTTGCGTTGCTGGCTGCTGCCGGGACAGGAGCATATAAAGATGTAGTAGAAGCGTGCGGTGCCACGATTCGAGTCATTGAGAGCACAAACGTAAACCCTAAAAACAAAAAAACATACAACCAGGCCTATCCTGTCTATCGAGGTTTATATTCCTCATTAAAAACTGATTTTCAGGAGATCAGAAGTCTGGTCGACTAG